Proteins found in one Balaenoptera ricei isolate mBalRic1 chromosome 18, mBalRic1.hap2, whole genome shotgun sequence genomic segment:
- the SLITRK5 gene encoding SLIT and NTRK-like protein 5 codes for MHTCCPPVTLEQDLHRKMQSWMLQTLAFALTSLVLSCAETIDYYGEICDNACPCEEKDGILTVSCENRGIISLSEISPPRFPIYHLLLSGNLLNRLYPSEFVNYTGASILHLGSNVIQDIETGAFHGLRGLRRLHLNNNKLELLRDDTFLGLESLEYLQVDYNYISVIEPNAFGKLHLLQVLILNDNLLSSLPNNLFRFVPLTHLDLRGNRLKLLPYVGLLQHMDKVVELQLEENPWNCSCELISLKDWLDSISYSALVGDVVCETPFRLHGRDLDEVSKQELCPRKLISDYEMRPQSPLSTTGYLHTTPASVNSVATSSSAVYKPPLKPPKGTRQPNKPRVRPTSRQPSKDLGYGNYGPSIAYQTKSPVPLECPTACTCNLQISDLGLNVNCQERKIESIAELQPKPYNPKKMYLTENYIALVRRSDFLEATGLDLLHLGNNRISMIQDRAFGDLTNLRRLYLNGNRIERLSPELFYGLQSLQYLFLQYNLIREIQSGTFDPVPNLQLLFLNNNLLQTMPSGVFSGLTLLRLNLRSNHFTSLPVSGVLDQLKSLIQIDLHDNPWDCTCDVVGMKLWVEQLKVGVLVDEVICKAPKKFAEMDMRFIKSELLCPDYSDVEVSTPTPSSIQVPARPSAVTPAVRLNSTGAPAGLDAGGGASSVPLSVLILSLLLVFIMSVFVAAGLFVLVMKRRKKKQSDHTSTNNSDVSSFNMQYSVYGGGGGGGGGAGGHPHAHVHHRGPALPKVKTPAGHVYEYIPHPLGHMCKNPIYRSREGNSVEDYKDLHELKVTYSSNHHLQPPPPPPPPPPPQQQQQPPPQLQLQPGEEERRESHHLRSPAYSVSTIEPREDLLSPVQDADRFYRGILEPDKHCSTAPAGSSLPEYPKFPCSPAAYTFSPNYDLRRPHQYLHPGAGDSRLREPVLYSPPSAVFVEPNRNEYLELKAKLNVEPDYLEVLEKQTTFSQF; via the coding sequence ATGCACACTTGCTGCCCCCCAGTAACTTTGGAACAGGACCTTCACAGAAAAATGCAGAGCTGGATGCTGCAGACTCTAGCTTTTGCTCTAACATCTCTCGTCCTTTCATGTGCAGAAACCATCGATTATTATGGGGAAATCTGTGACAATGCATGTCCTTGTGAGGAAAAGGACGGCATTTTAACTGTGAGCTGTGAAAACCGGGGGATCATCAGCCTCTCTGAAATTAGCCCTCCCCGTTTCCCAATCTACCACCTCTTGTTGTCTGGAAACCTTTTGAACCGTCTCTATCCCAGTGAGTTTGTCAATTACACTGGGGCTTCAATTTTGCATCTGGGTAGCAATGTTATCCAGGATATTGAGACTGGGGCTTTCCACGGGCTGCGGGGTTTAAGGAGATTGCATCTGAACAATAATAAACTGGAACTTCTGCGTGATGATACCTTCCTTGGCTTGGAGAGCCTGGAGTACCTACAGGTCGATTACAATTACATCAGTGTCATTGAACCCAATGCTTTTGGGAAACTGCATTTGTTGCAGGTGCTTATCCTCAATGACAATCTCTTGTCCAGTTTACCCAACAACCTTTTCCGTTTTGTGCCCTTAACGCACTTGGACCTGCGGGGGAACCGGCTGAAACTTCTGCCCTATGTGGGGTTGTTGCAGCATATGGATAAAGTTGTGGAGTTACAGCTGGAGGAAAACCCCTGGAATTGCTCCTGTGAGTTGATCTCTCTGAAGGATTGGTTAGACAGCATCTCCTACTCGGCCCTGGTGGGGGATGTGGTTTGTGAGACCCCCTTCCGCTTACACGGCCGGGACTTGGATGAGGTGTCCAAGCAGGAACTTTGCCCAAGGAAACTTATTTCAGACTATGAGATGAGGCCGCAGTCGCCTTTGAGCACCACGGGGTATTTACATACCACCCCGGCATCGGTGAATTCCGTGGCCACTTCTTCCTCTGCTGTTTACAAACCCCCCTTGAAGCCCCCCAAGGGGACTCGCCAACCCAACAAGCCCAGGGTGCGCCCCACCTCTCGGCAGCCCTCCAAGGACCTGGGCTATGGCAACTATGGCCCCAGCATTGCCTACCAGACCAAATCTCCGGTGCCTTTGGAGTGTCCCACCGCGTGCACTTGCAACCTGCAAATCTCCGATCTGGGCCTCAACGTTAACTGCCAGGAGCGCAAGATCGAGAGCATCGCGGAGCTGCAGCCCAAGCCCTACAACCCCAAGAAAATGTATCTGACGGAGAACTACATCGCCCTGGTGCGCAGGAGCGACTTCCTGGAGGCCACCGGGCTGGACCTTCTGCATCTGGGCAACAACCGCATCTCCATGATCCAGGACCGCGCCTTTGGGGATCTCACCAACCTGAGGCGCCTCTACCTAAATGGCAACAGGATTGAGAGGCTGAGCCCGGAGTTGTTCTATGGCCTGCAGAGCCTGCAGTATCTCTTCCTCCAGTACAATCTCATACGCGAGATTCAGTCTGGGACCTTCGATCCGGTCCCCAACCTCCAGCTGCTATTCCTGAATAACAACCTCCTGCAGACCATGCCCTCAGGCGTCTTCTCAGGCCTGACCCTCCTCAGGCTGAACCTGAGGAGTAACCACTTCACCTCCTTGCCGGTGAGTGGAGTTCTGGACCAGCTGAAGTCGCTCATCCAAATCGACCTGCACGACAACCCTTGGGATTGTACCTGCGACGTGGTGGGCATGAAACTGTGGGTCGAGCAGCTCAAAGTGGGCGTCTTGGTGGACGAGGTCATCTGCAAGGCGCCCAAGAAGTTCGCTGAGATGGATATGCGCTTCATTAAGTCGGAGCTGCTGTGCCCAGACTACTCGGACGTGGAGGTTTCCACGCCCACGCCCTCCTCCATCCAGGTGCCCGCGAGGCCCAGCGCGGTGACCCCCGCCGTGCGGTTGAACAGCACCGGGGCACCCGCGGGCTTGGACGCGGGCGGAGGCGCGTCGTCGGTGCCCTTGTCCGTGTTAATCCTGAGCCTGCTGCTGGTCTTCATCATGTCGGTCTTCGTGGCCGCCGGGCTCTTCGTGCTAGTCATGAAGCGCAGGAAGAAGAAGCAGAGCGACCACACCAGCACCAACAATTCCGACGTGAGCTCCTTCAACATGCAGTACAGCGTgtacggcggcggcggcggcggtggcggcggcgctGGAGGCCACCCGCACGCGCACGTGCACCACCGCGGGCCGGCGCTGCCCAAGGTGAAGACGCCCGCGGGCCACGTGTACGAATACATCCCGCATCCGCTGGGCCACATGTGCAAAAACCCCATCTACCGCTCCCGAGAGGGCAACTCCGTGGAGGATTACAAAGACCTGCACGAGCTCAAGGTCACCTATAGCAGCAACCACCAcctgcagccgccgccgccgccgccgccgccgccgccgccgcagcagcagcaacagccccCGCCGCAGCTGCAGCTGCAGccgggggaggaggagaggcggGAAAGCCACCACTTGCGGAGCCCCGCCTACAGCGTCAGCACCATCGAGCCCCGGGAGGACCTACTGTCGCCGGTGCAGGACGCCGACCGCTTTTACAGGGGCATTTTAGAACCAGACAAACACTGCTCCACCGCCCCCGCCGGCAGTAGCCTCCCGGAATATCCCAAATTCCCGTGCAGCCCCGCTGCTTACACTTTCTCCCCCAATTATGACCTGAGACGCCCCCATCAGTATTTGCACCCGGGGGCAGGGGACAGCAGGCTGCGGGAACCGGTGCTCTACAGCCCCCCCAGTGCTGTCTTTGTAGAACCCAACAGGAACGAATATCTGGagttaaaagcaaaactaaacgtTGAGCCGGACTACCTCGAAGTGCTGGAAAAACAGACCACATTTAGCCAGTTCTAA